Proteins co-encoded in one Prosthecobacter algae genomic window:
- a CDS encoding MotA/TolQ/ExbB proton channel family protein produces MKPFVILCAPWLALATAHAQAPTPSVFNSAATSAKKDYEKSLEDLSKVRAEIDKDKEPMNRKLSAAEAELASLQEKFAPLTRELDQAELNVVNLKNEVKLATDEGTYLTNIMDEFTKGYESKVHVSELQRLGEALNKAKAASDDEKATAKDRFMAQVGLIRAAITRLAEVIGGTRFEGQAVDSQGFVMDGKFALIGPMAFFSAKGGTGSGIAMPQVGSPMPIIRSITPEINASIATLVETGKGMLPLDATLGGAIKDFVTKHSLLDTYKHGGPIMHPLLLVSILVFGTAMERIFFILREKKRRQPRDVHEILEAVEAGSFDKAINLGRKSKDYVARALSHALEHVETNISDALGMAASMEIKRFKRGFFVLDTGMTIAPLLGLLGTVTGMMASFAAIGADMGAPSAITGGIAEALIATAFGLVIAMTGLVPFNYLNNMVEDAEHELEVAASKMELIIEKNKKHEEELRHRHRQMLAGESGGLQQITGKAAASKPLGQDPLPA; encoded by the coding sequence ATGAAACCTTTTGTTATTCTTTGCGCTCCCTGGCTGGCTCTGGCCACGGCCCATGCGCAGGCGCCCACTCCTTCAGTGTTCAATTCAGCCGCCACCTCGGCCAAGAAGGACTATGAAAAAAGCCTGGAGGATCTGTCCAAAGTGCGGGCGGAGATCGACAAAGACAAGGAGCCGATGAATCGCAAGCTCTCCGCTGCGGAAGCGGAACTGGCATCTCTCCAGGAAAAATTTGCGCCTCTGACGCGTGAGCTTGATCAGGCCGAACTGAACGTGGTGAACCTCAAAAATGAGGTCAAGCTGGCCACCGATGAGGGCACCTACCTGACGAACATCATGGATGAGTTTACCAAGGGCTATGAGTCCAAGGTACACGTCAGCGAACTGCAGCGTCTGGGTGAGGCCCTGAACAAGGCGAAGGCTGCGAGTGATGATGAAAAAGCCACGGCGAAGGATCGTTTCATGGCGCAGGTCGGCCTGATCCGCGCGGCTATCACCCGGCTTGCAGAAGTCATCGGTGGCACCCGTTTTGAAGGGCAGGCCGTGGACAGCCAGGGCTTCGTGATGGATGGCAAATTTGCCCTCATCGGTCCCATGGCCTTCTTTTCCGCCAAAGGCGGCACGGGCTCTGGCATTGCGATGCCTCAGGTCGGTTCGCCCATGCCGATCATCCGCAGCATCACCCCAGAGATCAATGCCTCCATCGCTACGCTGGTGGAGACGGGCAAAGGCATGCTGCCGCTGGATGCCACCCTGGGCGGTGCCATCAAGGACTTTGTGACCAAGCACAGTTTATTAGACACTTACAAGCACGGTGGTCCCATCATGCACCCGCTCCTGCTTGTCAGCATTCTGGTTTTCGGCACGGCCATGGAGCGTATCTTCTTCATCCTGCGCGAGAAAAAACGCCGTCAGCCGAGGGATGTGCATGAGATTTTGGAGGCTGTGGAAGCCGGCAGTTTTGACAAGGCCATCAATCTGGGCCGCAAATCCAAAGATTACGTGGCCCGTGCCCTGTCCCACGCTCTTGAGCATGTGGAAACGAACATCTCCGATGCGCTCGGCATGGCCGCCTCCATGGAGATCAAGCGCTTCAAACGCGGTTTCTTCGTCCTCGATACGGGCATGACCATCGCCCCGCTGCTGGGACTTCTGGGCACGGTGACCGGGATGATGGCTTCTTTTGCCGCCATCGGTGCGGACATGGGGGCTCCCTCTGCCATTACAGGTGGTATTGCTGAGGCGCTCATCGCTACGGCCTTCGGTCTGGTCATCGCCATGACGGGTCTGGTGCCTTTCAACTACCTCAACAACATGGTGGAAGATGCCGAGCATGAACTTGAAGTCGCGGCCTCCAAGATGGAGCTCATCATTGAGAAGAATAAGAAGCACGAGGAAGAGTTGCGCCACCGTCACCGCCAGATGTTGGCCGGTGAAAGTGGTGGACTCCAGCAGATCACTGGCAAGGCCGCCGCCAGCAAGCCCCTCGGCCAGGACCCTCTCCCCGCCTAA
- a CDS encoding DUF3450 family protein, translated as MNTSVLRLFPMLCLAMIGLASGAEPAAAPADAGDSMNHARSLLQKWAETERLIASERHEWEQGKALLEGRITLVEQSVQEMKKKIAEAETKLADAKKRAAEVELEKAQAKEASDALLAAAEELEKGVRALVLRVPTNVKEKIKVLADRIPKEGAEVKNITAAERYQNVLGVLNELNKANLEIASLPEIHEVGNGKKAEVKTVYIGLGQAYFVNAAGDIGGVGVPNTDAWVWKTDPTIAKSMLEVLEVMKKTVSPKLVELPATID; from the coding sequence GTGAACACCTCCGTCCTCAGACTTTTTCCAATGCTGTGCCTCGCCATGATCGGCCTGGCCTCCGGTGCCGAGCCTGCCGCTGCCCCTGCGGATGCGGGCGATTCCATGAACCATGCTCGGTCGCTTTTGCAAAAGTGGGCTGAGACGGAGCGCCTGATCGCCTCCGAGCGACATGAGTGGGAGCAGGGCAAGGCCCTCCTTGAAGGCCGAATTACCCTGGTAGAGCAGTCCGTGCAGGAGATGAAAAAGAAGATCGCTGAGGCTGAGACCAAGCTGGCCGATGCCAAAAAACGTGCGGCTGAGGTGGAGCTGGAGAAAGCCCAGGCCAAAGAGGCCAGCGATGCTTTGCTGGCGGCTGCTGAAGAATTGGAAAAAGGTGTGAGGGCTCTCGTTCTTCGCGTGCCGACGAACGTCAAAGAGAAGATTAAAGTACTGGCAGACCGCATTCCCAAGGAGGGTGCCGAAGTCAAAAACATCACGGCTGCGGAACGCTACCAGAACGTGCTGGGCGTCCTGAATGAACTGAACAAGGCGAATTTGGAAATCGCCTCCCTGCCGGAAATTCATGAAGTGGGCAACGGCAAGAAGGCCGAGGTGAAAACGGTCTATATCGGTCTGGGGCAGGCTTACTTTGTCAATGCTGCCGGTGACATCGGCGGCGTGGGTGTCCCCAATACGGATGCCTGGGTGTGGAAGACAGATCCCACCATCGCCAAGAGCATGCTTGAAGTGCTTGAGGTTATGAAAAAGACGGTGAGCCCCAAGCTCGTCGAGCTACCAGCCACCATTGATTGA
- a CDS encoding circularly permuted type 2 ATP-grasp protein produces MSNPKPFPLEPLPPAGQSQQQQMRGLDGCLLNYRAMPGVFDEMVLPNGELRPHWKTFGSFLAQCSDADLKQRGESIQRLLADHGATYNIYDDALGTSRPWMLDLLPFIVAEQDWRRVQEGLDQRGRLLNAILLDLYGPQKLLRDGLLPPGIVQANPSFLRPVMGVNPPGGKFIFSLGCDLVRDAGGTWRVLADRAQAPSGHGYTLENRIVMSNVYAEEFNASRVRRLANYFELKREMLRSLAPKHRHGDAGILMLTPGPYNETYFEHAFQARYLGFPLVEGADLTVRDRNAQLKTLEGLRRVEVMVRHVDDVFCDPLELNSGSLLGTPGLMEAWRSGNIAMANGLGTGVIETPALHPFMPGLCRHILGEELKLPCVPTWWCGQRRELEMMMKDPDRWVVKPAFVRGARDPVFIKDQEKEQKARLLESIRAAPHEWVAQEVLSLSTTPTWNGSKIEPRSLVWRAFAIAQGDGFATMPGGLARVSPEPQRWLVTMRSGGISKDTWVLGDGTEDTAFGHLSQQPIVIRPARPPSGVPSRAADHLFWLGRYAERLELTVRMARVVMQRLASERGLVQSREAQSCVALMVEIGLLPTGTTSLRDHLQALVQDPKRDGSVPDLLGRLRYNASAARDRLSDDMWRLFNRLDRDARLPAGPFSLSAAQSALDTLVLDLAALGGMQHENMTRGHGWRFLEIGRRLERANIILTLLQGTLKQAPQDDSILSPLLEICDSTMTYRRLHFARPVLAPVLDLLLLNDINPRSVAHQLMVLGRQASQLPMDPTLDSRMPEKQQTDVLLSDLSSLNLNTLARTPAELQAAVTATCDTLTLGLEKLSDIITEHYFSHAIRRME; encoded by the coding sequence ATGTCCAACCCCAAGCCTTTCCCTCTCGAACCCCTTCCGCCTGCGGGCCAGTCCCAGCAGCAGCAGATGCGTGGCCTCGACGGATGCCTGCTCAATTACCGGGCCATGCCTGGCGTCTTTGACGAAATGGTGCTGCCCAACGGTGAGCTGCGCCCCCACTGGAAGACCTTTGGCAGCTTTCTCGCCCAGTGCTCAGATGCGGACCTGAAACAGCGTGGCGAAAGCATCCAGCGCCTGCTGGCAGACCACGGAGCCACCTACAACATCTATGACGATGCCCTGGGCACCAGCCGCCCCTGGATGCTGGATCTGCTGCCCTTCATCGTGGCAGAGCAGGACTGGCGGCGTGTACAAGAGGGGCTGGATCAGCGTGGCCGCCTGCTAAATGCCATCCTTCTGGACCTCTACGGCCCCCAGAAACTTCTGCGGGACGGGCTGCTCCCCCCTGGCATCGTCCAGGCCAATCCGAGCTTCCTTCGCCCCGTCATGGGCGTCAATCCTCCCGGTGGAAAGTTCATTTTCTCACTCGGCTGTGACCTGGTGCGGGATGCCGGTGGCACCTGGCGGGTGCTGGCAGACCGCGCGCAGGCCCCTAGCGGCCATGGCTACACCCTGGAAAACCGCATTGTCATGTCCAACGTGTATGCGGAGGAGTTCAATGCCTCCCGCGTCCGTCGGTTGGCCAACTACTTCGAGCTGAAGCGGGAGATGCTGCGCTCCCTCGCACCGAAACACCGCCATGGCGATGCAGGCATCCTCATGCTGACGCCGGGCCCCTACAATGAGACCTACTTTGAGCATGCCTTCCAGGCGCGCTACCTCGGTTTCCCTCTCGTGGAAGGGGCAGACCTCACCGTGCGAGACCGGAATGCCCAGCTCAAAACCCTCGAGGGTCTGCGTCGGGTGGAGGTGATGGTGCGCCACGTGGACGATGTCTTTTGCGATCCACTGGAGCTGAATTCCGGCTCCCTCCTCGGCACACCCGGCCTCATGGAGGCCTGGCGCAGCGGCAATATCGCCATGGCCAATGGCCTGGGCACCGGTGTCATCGAAACCCCTGCCCTCCACCCCTTCATGCCAGGCCTCTGCCGCCACATCCTGGGGGAAGAGCTGAAGCTGCCCTGCGTCCCCACCTGGTGGTGCGGCCAGCGGCGGGAACTGGAGATGATGATGAAGGATCCGGACCGCTGGGTCGTGAAACCCGCCTTCGTACGCGGTGCCCGCGACCCCGTTTTCATCAAGGACCAGGAAAAGGAACAAAAGGCCCGCCTGCTGGAAAGCATCCGCGCAGCCCCGCATGAATGGGTGGCGCAGGAGGTTCTCAGCCTCTCCACCACCCCCACCTGGAACGGTAGCAAGATAGAGCCCCGCTCGCTCGTCTGGCGTGCGTTTGCCATCGCCCAGGGAGATGGCTTTGCCACCATGCCCGGTGGCCTGGCCCGCGTCAGCCCAGAGCCCCAGCGCTGGCTCGTCACCATGCGCAGTGGCGGCATCAGCAAGGATACCTGGGTGCTCGGCGATGGCACGGAGGACACCGCCTTTGGCCACCTCAGCCAGCAGCCCATCGTCATCCGTCCGGCCCGCCCGCCCAGCGGCGTCCCCAGCCGGGCTGCAGATCATCTCTTTTGGTTAGGCCGCTATGCAGAGCGGCTGGAGCTCACCGTGCGCATGGCCCGTGTCGTCATGCAGCGCCTCGCCAGCGAACGCGGCCTCGTGCAAAGCCGCGAGGCTCAGAGTTGCGTGGCACTGATGGTGGAGATCGGCCTGCTGCCCACCGGTACCACCAGCCTGCGCGACCACTTGCAGGCCCTGGTTCAAGACCCCAAACGCGACGGCAGCGTACCCGACCTCCTGGGCCGTCTGCGCTACAATGCCTCCGCCGCGCGCGACCGCCTTTCGGACGACATGTGGCGTCTCTTCAACCGGCTGGACCGCGATGCCCGCCTGCCAGCGGGACCGTTCAGCCTTTCCGCCGCACAGAGTGCGCTCGACACCCTTGTGCTAGATCTCGCCGCCCTGGGTGGCATGCAGCATGAAAACATGACCCGTGGCCACGGCTGGCGATTTCTGGAAATCGGCCGCCGGCTGGAGCGGGCTAACATCATCCTCACCCTCCTGCAAGGCACCCTAAAACAAGCCCCCCAGGATGACAGCATCCTCAGCCCCCTGCTGGAAATCTGTGACAGCACCATGACCTATCGCCGTCTGCACTTCGCCCGGCCCGTGCTGGCCCCGGTGCTGGATCTGCTGCTGCTCAATGATATCAACCCGCGCTCCGTGGCCCATCAGCTCATGGTTCTTGGCCGTCAGGCCAGCCAGTTGCCCATGGATCCCACCCTGGACTCCCGCATGCCGGAAAAACAGCAGACCGACGTTCTCCTCTCAGACCTCAGTTCGCTTAATCTCAATACCCTCGCCCGCACACCGGCGGAACTCCAGGCCGCAGTCACCGCCACCTGCGACACCCTGACCCTCGGCCTGGAAAAACTCTCCGACATCATTACCGAGCATTACTTCAGCCATGCCATCCGGCGGATGGAATGA
- a CDS encoding transglutaminase family protein yields MRYNIIHRTTYNYESPVTVGHYTARLEPRALPFQECPWHELTIRPEPVQRSERSDYFGNASVYFEIEGSHQKLEVIARSLVEVERAKIFDPSRTPAWESIRDACRSDVFNATTAAGELTFASTLIPVGPLFADYARPSFPPRRPILEGVCDLNRRINEDFIFDPAATDYATPVEKALKQRRGVCQDFAQVMIACLRSLGLPARYVSGYLETMPPPGQVKMVGADASHAWVSVYCGEICGWMDADPTNNVLPSERHITVAWGRDFADVSPLRGVTIGAGEQRLQVAVDVLPEPD; encoded by the coding sequence GTGCGTTACAACATCATCCATCGGACCACGTATAACTACGAGAGCCCGGTCACCGTCGGCCACTACACGGCTCGGCTGGAGCCACGTGCCCTGCCTTTCCAGGAGTGTCCGTGGCATGAGCTGACCATCCGTCCCGAGCCAGTGCAGCGGTCCGAACGATCCGACTACTTTGGCAACGCGAGTGTGTATTTTGAAATCGAGGGCTCCCATCAAAAGCTGGAAGTCATCGCCCGAAGCCTCGTCGAAGTGGAAAGGGCCAAGATCTTTGACCCATCCCGCACACCTGCCTGGGAAAGTATTCGCGATGCCTGCCGCAGCGATGTTTTTAATGCCACCACGGCCGCAGGGGAACTGACCTTTGCCTCCACCCTCATACCCGTCGGCCCTCTGTTTGCTGACTATGCACGCCCCTCCTTCCCGCCCCGGAGGCCGATTCTGGAAGGTGTGTGCGATCTGAACCGCCGCATCAATGAAGACTTCATTTTCGACCCCGCCGCCACTGACTATGCCACCCCAGTGGAAAAGGCCCTGAAACAGCGGCGCGGCGTCTGCCAGGACTTCGCCCAGGTCATGATCGCCTGCCTGCGCTCACTCGGCTTGCCTGCACGTTACGTCAGCGGCTATTTAGAAACCATGCCTCCCCCAGGCCAGGTTAAGATGGTTGGTGCCGATGCCTCACATGCCTGGGTCTCCGTCTATTGTGGGGAAATCTGTGGTTGGATGGATGCCGACCCCACCAACAATGTGTTGCCCTCGGAACGCCACATCACCGTCGCCTGGGGGCGCGATTTTGCCGATGTCAGCCCGCTGCGCGGGGTCACCATCGGTGCGGGAGAACAGCGCCTGCAGGTCGCCGTGGATGTATTGCCGGAGCCAGACTGA
- a CDS encoding 6-bladed beta-propeller gives MKRRTLLAAASTAFAAPFVRSQSKTSLQGSTIGHGQHRYQVDLEWCKAQREQHPVKDCHEMVMDAQKRLIMITNEARNNILIFDKEGQVLDAWTLKLNGGHGLTLDSRDGKECLWLCDPSGGAVIKTTLKGEVLMKLPHAKDCGAYDAISKYAPTEAAIAPNGDIYVADGYGSQFILHFDSRGKFIRKFGGLSTQAMNAGKFMQAHGVAIDSRGPTPLVLCTERVRNEFHWYTLDGQYVRSVYLPGAFMSRPVIAGDLLLSGVCFGMKPGDYRMWRERGFIVILDKDNRVISAPGGQPPEYAGDQVKLLLQDQPVFRNVHDVCMDDEGSLYACQWNADKAYPYKLRKV, from the coding sequence ATGAAACGCCGCACCCTCCTCGCCGCCGCCAGCACCGCCTTTGCCGCACCTTTCGTTAGGTCGCAGAGCAAGACCAGCCTCCAGGGCAGCACCATCGGCCACGGCCAGCATCGCTACCAAGTGGACCTGGAATGGTGCAAGGCCCAGCGTGAGCAGCATCCCGTAAAAGACTGCCATGAAATGGTCATGGATGCCCAGAAGCGCCTCATCATGATCACCAATGAGGCACGCAACAACATCCTCATCTTTGACAAGGAAGGCCAGGTCCTCGATGCCTGGACACTGAAGCTCAATGGCGGCCATGGCCTCACCCTCGACAGCCGTGATGGCAAGGAATGCCTCTGGCTCTGTGATCCCTCCGGCGGTGCCGTCATCAAGACCACGCTGAAGGGCGAGGTCTTGATGAAACTGCCTCACGCCAAAGACTGCGGAGCCTATGACGCCATCTCAAAATACGCACCTACCGAGGCAGCCATCGCCCCCAATGGGGACATCTACGTGGCGGATGGCTACGGCTCCCAGTTCATCCTGCACTTTGACAGCCGGGGGAAATTCATCCGCAAGTTCGGCGGTCTCAGCACCCAGGCCATGAATGCCGGCAAGTTCATGCAGGCCCACGGCGTGGCCATTGATTCACGCGGACCGACCCCACTCGTTCTTTGCACCGAGCGAGTGCGCAATGAGTTCCATTGGTACACGCTGGATGGGCAATACGTCCGCTCCGTCTATCTCCCTGGGGCCTTCATGAGCCGCCCTGTCATTGCCGGTGATCTCCTGCTTTCCGGCGTCTGTTTTGGCATGAAGCCTGGGGACTATCGCATGTGGCGGGAGCGCGGTTTCATTGTCATCCTGGACAAGGACAACCGGGTGATCTCCGCCCCAGGCGGCCAGCCCCCCGAATACGCAGGAGACCAGGTGAAACTGCTGCTGCAAGACCAACCCGTCTTTCGCAACGTCCACGACGTCTGCATGGATGATGAAGGCAGCCTCTACGCCTGCCAGTGGAATGCCGACAAGGCCTACCCTTACAAGCTGCGCAAGGTTTAA
- a CDS encoding right-handed parallel beta-helix repeat-containing protein codes for MKKAAYAFFMKPVFLLTYLLFCASVSAIQVDPVNGHDANDGVSAPVKTIARGVKLAQPGDTVHLTQATYHESVVLAAKRGLPGKPVTVDGHGSVIEGSEPVQAVDWESLGDGLFRKVKLMPHMDPAILGRWFFLWNGRMNHMGRTSKGPSLPLKKVADLLPDEWTYVQEEDAFYVKLPAGQGLDAANLRYPLRSSGVALSGNGAHLVVRNLTCTHVYNDGFNIHGDQVDTVFENIAAIDCGDDGFSAHEAAECRVDGFVSMGNSTGLCDTVSSVTHFENVFISGCLGYDIFFIGDSPHSMENVLVESSAAYPLSVAQHVDRPQKGLSRVTLKNVLIRRAPGKAGDVKITRNSLLVAENCTFEGLNMTVTPGGEMNLTKSVVKGRGAKPDVLIFDEAVWKGSGNRYDLKSLRKGPDFFTEKSFAAFQNKVSSEADSKWTEGAAAEPGIGADETGLERLRAPK; via the coding sequence ATGAAGAAGGCGGCCTACGCCTTTTTCATGAAGCCTGTCTTTCTCCTGACTTATCTGCTCTTTTGTGCCTCCGTGTCTGCTATACAGGTGGACCCGGTGAATGGTCACGATGCGAATGACGGTGTGTCTGCACCGGTGAAAACGATCGCGCGTGGCGTGAAGCTGGCGCAGCCCGGAGATACCGTTCACCTCACCCAAGCTACTTATCATGAAAGCGTAGTCCTGGCCGCTAAACGAGGCCTGCCAGGCAAGCCGGTGACGGTGGATGGCCACGGCTCAGTCATCGAGGGAAGTGAACCAGTGCAGGCCGTGGACTGGGAGTCTCTGGGAGATGGCCTGTTCCGAAAAGTGAAGCTCATGCCACACATGGATCCAGCCATCCTGGGTCGCTGGTTTTTCCTTTGGAATGGACGTATGAACCACATGGGACGCACTTCGAAAGGTCCCAGTCTGCCTCTGAAAAAAGTGGCCGATCTGCTGCCCGACGAGTGGACGTATGTGCAGGAGGAGGACGCCTTTTATGTGAAGCTGCCTGCGGGGCAGGGACTGGATGCAGCGAACCTCCGCTACCCTCTGCGCAGCAGCGGTGTGGCGCTATCTGGCAACGGGGCGCATCTGGTGGTGCGCAATCTCACCTGCACGCATGTGTATAACGACGGCTTTAACATCCATGGCGACCAGGTGGACACCGTGTTTGAAAACATCGCCGCGATTGATTGTGGGGACGATGGCTTCAGCGCCCACGAAGCAGCCGAGTGCCGCGTGGACGGCTTTGTGAGCATGGGCAACTCTACCGGACTTTGCGACACCGTTTCCAGCGTGACCCACTTCGAGAATGTCTTCATCAGCGGCTGCCTGGGGTATGACATCTTTTTCATCGGCGACTCCCCGCACAGCATGGAAAATGTGCTGGTGGAAAGCAGTGCTGCCTACCCGCTGTCTGTGGCCCAGCATGTGGACCGCCCTCAGAAAGGGCTGAGTCGCGTGACGCTGAAGAATGTGCTGATCCGTCGTGCGCCGGGAAAAGCGGGCGATGTCAAAATCACACGAAACAGCCTGCTGGTGGCAGAGAACTGCACCTTTGAGGGGCTCAACATGACGGTGACTCCAGGTGGCGAAATGAACCTAACGAAAAGTGTAGTGAAGGGTAGGGGGGCGAAGCCGGATGTCCTCATCTTTGATGAAGCCGTCTGGAAAGGGAGCGGTAATCGGTATGATCTGAAAAGTCTGCGGAAAGGGCCTGACTTCTTCACGGAAAAGAGCTTTGCTGCGTTTCAAAACAAGGTGAGCAGTGAGGCGGACTCGAAGTGGACAGAGGGCGCGGCTGCGGAACCTGGCATCGGTGCCGATGAAACGGGGCTGGAACGGTTGCGCGCCCCGAAGTGA
- the malQ gene encoding 4-alpha-glucanotransferase, with translation MFSIPRSSGILLHPTSLPGRFGIGEIGPEAHRWLDSLHRMGQKLWQMLPLGPTGFGASPYQSLSSFAGNPLMISFDSLRNDGVLTPQDLAMIPAFPDHKVNFIAAEEVRTAFLKLACQRFLRQCESSPLLERAFEAFCEREADWLDDYALFIALKAECGGRPWNEWPVELAMRQPEAMNDALVRLDEALEEVKAQQFFFFRQWQKLHARAQELGIRLIGDIPIFTAHDSADVWARPDLFELDERGNPIVVAGVPPDYFSATGQRWGNPLYKWSAHEAEGFAWWKSRLRKTLEMVDIVRIDHFRGFAAYWEIPAAEPTAVNGRWVGAPGDALFEALKGEMGDDVPVIAEDLGIITPDVTELRLRHGFPGMKVMQFAFGADSLSEDYVPENYPDESVAYTGTHDNDTVLGLFNSGEGEDTTRSAEQIQAERRTILGYTKTDGTELHWDFIRAVWGSQARMAIAPLQDLLGLGSESRMNTPGKMGDFWSWRFTWDQFTSEIEERMKDITSGAGR, from the coding sequence ATGTTTTCCATTCCGCGCTCCAGTGGTATCCTCCTGCATCCGACCTCGCTTCCGGGAAGGTTTGGTATCGGTGAAATCGGTCCGGAAGCCCACCGTTGGCTGGATTCCCTGCATCGCATGGGGCAGAAACTGTGGCAGATGCTGCCTCTGGGGCCCACGGGTTTTGGGGCATCCCCGTACCAGAGCCTGTCCAGCTTTGCCGGCAATCCGCTGATGATCAGCTTTGACTCCCTGCGCAATGACGGGGTGCTGACCCCGCAGGATCTGGCCATGATCCCGGCCTTTCCCGATCATAAGGTGAACTTCATCGCGGCGGAAGAGGTGCGCACGGCTTTCCTGAAACTGGCCTGCCAGAGGTTCCTCCGCCAGTGTGAGTCCAGCCCGCTGCTGGAACGCGCATTTGAGGCCTTCTGCGAGCGCGAGGCCGACTGGCTGGATGACTACGCCCTCTTCATCGCCCTCAAGGCGGAATGTGGTGGACGTCCCTGGAATGAGTGGCCGGTGGAACTGGCCATGCGCCAACCAGAAGCCATGAACGATGCGCTGGTGCGGCTGGATGAGGCGCTGGAGGAGGTGAAGGCCCAGCAGTTCTTCTTTTTCCGCCAGTGGCAAAAACTGCATGCCCGCGCCCAGGAACTGGGCATCCGCCTCATTGGTGACATTCCCATTTTCACTGCCCATGACAGCGCAGATGTGTGGGCTAGGCCGGACTTGTTTGAACTGGATGAACGGGGGAATCCCATCGTCGTTGCCGGCGTGCCGCCGGACTACTTCAGTGCTACAGGCCAACGTTGGGGAAACCCTTTGTACAAATGGAGCGCGCATGAAGCCGAGGGCTTTGCTTGGTGGAAATCGCGCCTGCGCAAGACTTTGGAGATGGTGGACATCGTTCGCATCGACCACTTTCGTGGTTTCGCTGCCTACTGGGAGATTCCGGCTGCGGAGCCTACGGCGGTGAATGGCCGTTGGGTGGGGGCCCCAGGTGATGCGTTGTTTGAGGCGCTGAAAGGCGAGATGGGGGACGATGTGCCCGTTATTGCCGAGGACCTAGGCATCATCACTCCTGATGTGACGGAACTGCGTCTGCGCCATGGTTTCCCAGGCATGAAGGTGATGCAGTTCGCCTTTGGGGCGGACAGTCTTTCCGAAGACTACGTGCCAGAGAATTACCCCGATGAGTCGGTGGCCTACACGGGCACCCATGACAACGATACAGTGCTGGGCCTGTTTAACAGCGGTGAGGGAGAAGACACGACGCGCTCGGCGGAACAGATTCAGGCAGAGCGTCGTACCATCCTTGGTTATACCAAGACGGACGGCACCGAGCTGCACTGGGACTTCATCCGGGCTGTCTGGGGATCGCAGGCCCGCATGGCCATCGCGCCCTTGCAGGACCTTCTGGGCCTGGGCAGTGAATCGCGCATGAATACTCCCGGCAAGATGGGCGATTTCTGGAGCTGGCGCTTCACCTGGGATCAGTTCACTTCAGAAATCGAAGAACGCATGAAGGACATCACCTCCGGTGCGGGCAGGTAA